A genomic region of Haemorhous mexicanus isolate bHaeMex1 chromosome 14, bHaeMex1.pri, whole genome shotgun sequence contains the following coding sequences:
- the HTATSF1 gene encoding HIV Tat-specific factor 1: MSGEDGNEEFYRQLQLQQQYEAKPAEGEGESDPFTYVDPADGAAYEWDLEKKAWFPKITEDFLATYHANYGFHADETDTSSASGTAAESKQPESSKKSGAQPSANETGRKQADPKQKLEKRKLEPGWFHVEEDRNTNVYVTGLPPDITKDEFVQVMSKCGIIMRDPQTEEHKIKLYKDKEGNLKGDGLCCYLKRESVQLALRLLDEAEIRGYKLHVEVAKFQLKGEYDASKKKKKCKDYKKKLSQQQKQLDWRPEKKDGTTRMRHERIVIIRNMFHPKDFEEDPLVLNEIREDLRTECEKFGQVKKVLIFDRHPDGVASVSFKEATEADLCKLTLNGRWFGGRQLSAETWDGVTDYQVEETAREREERLKVWESFLGDPDAKEQQTTSDSDSAASSVKLPEGKQPPEVNDTPKEDAYDDTPKRENNGGGINEDGAPSTDSSLAGSDGEADT; encoded by the exons ATGAGCGGCGAGGATGGAAACGAGGAGTTCTaccggcagctgcagctccagcagcagtaCGAGGCCAAGCCAGCCGAGGGCGAGGGCGAGTCCGACCCCTTTACCTACGTGGACCCGGCGGACGGGGCTGCCTATGAGTGGGACTTGGAGAAGAAGGCCTGGTTCCCCAAG ataaCAGAAGATTTCCTGGCAACCTATCATGCCAACTATGGCTTCCATGCAGATGAGACAGATACTTCATCTGCTTCTGGTACAGCCGCTGAAAGTAAGCAACCAGAAAGTTCTAAGAAATCAGGAGCACAGCCATCAGCCAATGAGACAGGACGAAAACAAGCAGATCCAAaacaaaaattggaaaaaaggaAGCTAGAGCCAG GGTGGTTTCACGTTGAAGAAGATAGGAACACAAACGTTTATGTGACAG GTTTACCTCCAGACATTACGAAAGATGAATTTGTACAAGTCATGTCAAAATGTGGTATCATCATGAGAGATCCTCAGACAGAAGAACACAAGATCAAACTGTACAAAGATAAGGAAGGAAATCTTAAAGGAGATGGCCTCTGTTGTTATCTGAAG AGAGAATCAGTTCAACTTGCTTTGAGGCTTCTGGATGAAGCAGAAATCCGAGGCTATAAGTTGCATGTGGAAGTTGCAAAGTTCCAACTGAAGGGGGAGTATGATGCaagcaaaaagaagaagaaatgtaaAGACTACAAGAAGAAGttgtcacagcagcagaa ACAGCTGGATTGGAGGCCGGAGAAGAAAGATGGGACAACTCGAATGCGGCATGAACGCATCGTTATTATCAGGAATATGTTTCACCCCAAGGACTTTGAG GAGGACCCTCTAGTGCTAAATGAGATAAGAGAAGATCTGCGGACGGAGTGTGAAAAGTTTGGTCAAGTAAAGAAGGTTCTCATATTTGat AGGCACCCTGATGGCGTCGCTTCTGTGTCATTTAAAGAAGCAACAGAAGCTGATTTGTGCAAGCTGACTCTAAATGGAAGATGGTTTGGTGGTCGTCAGCTCAGTGCTGAAACGTGGGATGGTGTAACGGATTATCAG GTGGAGGAGACTgcaagagaaagggaagaaaggcTCAAGGTGTGGGAGTCATTTTTAGGGGATCCTGATGCAAAGGAGCAGCAGACTACATCTGATTCGGATTCTGCAGCAAGTAGTGTTAAACTGCCCGAAGGGAAACAACCTCCAGAGGTTAATGACACACCTAAGGAGGATGCATATGATGACACTCCTAAGAGGGAGAATAATGGTGGGGGTATTAATGAAGATGGAGCTCCATCCACAGACAGCAGccttgcaggcagtgatggtGAAGCTGATACATAA
- the VGLL1 gene encoding transcription cofactor vestigial-like protein 1 isoform X2, which yields MEETRNLSPKLTKSKEPVKTEWGSQSVVFTYFQGDINSMVDEHFSRALSNAKNPQDLSTKHKVDSMSPHQWNFSSHCYKPYPSSSSTSMATSALSFSTAGVVGQCQPSSLQSRPAQPADLWPFPPTGTPSVTGSMYPHTLPDLHAADELISDRKYSSLLGLLQQERCLTSMQECTMKQHSSSACMTGPARLQNISQSSAPGGERKASSYQGSENPSVSHATAGIQIHDRRRDLYF from the exons ATGGAAGAAACAAGGAACCTTTCCCCAAAGCTGACTAAAAGCAAAGAGCCTGTGAAAACAGAATGGGGATCTCAGAGCGTGGTGTTCACCTATTTCCAAGGGGACATTAACAGCATGGTAGATGAACATTTTTCTAGAGCTCTCAGCAATGCCAAGAACCCCCAAGACCTGAGCACAAAGCACAAGG taGACAGCATGTCTCCCCATCAGTGGAATTTCTCATCACATTGCTACAAACCATATCCATCATCTTCTTCAACAAGCATGGCAACTTCTGCTCTGAGTTTTTCCACTGCTGGTGTGGTAGGCCAGTGCCAGCCGTCGTCTCTGCAGAGTCGTCCAGCTCAACCTGCAGATTTATGGCCCTTCCCTCCAACTGGGACTCCCAGTGTCACCGGTTCAATGTATCCTCACACCCTCCCTGACCTGCATGCAGCCGATGAGCTGATCTCTGACAGGAAATACAGTTCTCTTCTTGGCCTTCTGCAGCAAGAAAGGTGCTTAACGTCCATGCAAGAATGCACCATGAAGCAACACTCGAGTTCTGCTTGTATGACTGGACCTGCGAGGTTACAAAATATCAGTCAAAGTTCAGCTCCTGGGGGAG agaggaaAGCAAGCTCTTACCAAGGCTCAGAAAATCCCAGTGTAAGCCATGCCACTGCAG GTATTCAGATTCATGACAGAAGACGAGATTTGTACTTCTAG
- the VGLL1 gene encoding transcription cofactor vestigial-like protein 1 isoform X3, with protein sequence MEETRNLSPKLTKSKEPVKTEWGSQSVVFTYFQGDINSMVDEHFSRALSNAKNPQDLSTKHKDSMSPHQWNFSSHCYKPYPSSSSTSMATSALSFSTAGVVGQCQPSSLQSRPAQPADLWPFPPTGTPSVTGSMYPHTLPDLHAADELISDRKYSSLLGLLQQERCLTSMQECTMKQHSSSACMTGPARLQNISQSSAPGGERKASSYQGSENPSVSHATAGIQIHDRRRDLYF encoded by the exons ATGGAAGAAACAAGGAACCTTTCCCCAAAGCTGACTAAAAGCAAAGAGCCTGTGAAAACAGAATGGGGATCTCAGAGCGTGGTGTTCACCTATTTCCAAGGGGACATTAACAGCATGGTAGATGAACATTTTTCTAGAGCTCTCAGCAATGCCAAGAACCCCCAAGACCTGAGCACAAAGCACAAGG ACAGCATGTCTCCCCATCAGTGGAATTTCTCATCACATTGCTACAAACCATATCCATCATCTTCTTCAACAAGCATGGCAACTTCTGCTCTGAGTTTTTCCACTGCTGGTGTGGTAGGCCAGTGCCAGCCGTCGTCTCTGCAGAGTCGTCCAGCTCAACCTGCAGATTTATGGCCCTTCCCTCCAACTGGGACTCCCAGTGTCACCGGTTCAATGTATCCTCACACCCTCCCTGACCTGCATGCAGCCGATGAGCTGATCTCTGACAGGAAATACAGTTCTCTTCTTGGCCTTCTGCAGCAAGAAAGGTGCTTAACGTCCATGCAAGAATGCACCATGAAGCAACACTCGAGTTCTGCTTGTATGACTGGACCTGCGAGGTTACAAAATATCAGTCAAAGTTCAGCTCCTGGGGGAG agaggaaAGCAAGCTCTTACCAAGGCTCAGAAAATCCCAGTGTAAGCCATGCCACTGCAG GTATTCAGATTCATGACAGAAGACGAGATTTGTACTTCTAG
- the VGLL1 gene encoding transcription cofactor vestigial-like protein 1 isoform X1, producing MEETRNLSPKLTKSKEPVKTEWGSQSVVFTYFQGDINSMVDEHFSRALSNAKNPQDLSTKHKGETVVLKNIDSMSPHQWNFSSHCYKPYPSSSSTSMATSALSFSTAGVVGQCQPSSLQSRPAQPADLWPFPPTGTPSVTGSMYPHTLPDLHAADELISDRKYSSLLGLLQQERCLTSMQECTMKQHSSSACMTGPARLQNISQSSAPGGERKASSYQGSENPSVSHATAGIQIHDRRRDLYF from the exons ATGGAAGAAACAAGGAACCTTTCCCCAAAGCTGACTAAAAGCAAAGAGCCTGTGAAAACAGAATGGGGATCTCAGAGCGTGGTGTTCACCTATTTCCAAGGGGACATTAACAGCATGGTAGATGAACATTTTTCTAGAGCTCTCAGCAATGCCAAGAACCCCCAAGACCTGAGCACAAAGCACAAGGGTGAGACTGTTGTCCTGAAAAACA taGACAGCATGTCTCCCCATCAGTGGAATTTCTCATCACATTGCTACAAACCATATCCATCATCTTCTTCAACAAGCATGGCAACTTCTGCTCTGAGTTTTTCCACTGCTGGTGTGGTAGGCCAGTGCCAGCCGTCGTCTCTGCAGAGTCGTCCAGCTCAACCTGCAGATTTATGGCCCTTCCCTCCAACTGGGACTCCCAGTGTCACCGGTTCAATGTATCCTCACACCCTCCCTGACCTGCATGCAGCCGATGAGCTGATCTCTGACAGGAAATACAGTTCTCTTCTTGGCCTTCTGCAGCAAGAAAGGTGCTTAACGTCCATGCAAGAATGCACCATGAAGCAACACTCGAGTTCTGCTTGTATGACTGGACCTGCGAGGTTACAAAATATCAGTCAAAGTTCAGCTCCTGGGGGAG agaggaaAGCAAGCTCTTACCAAGGCTCAGAAAATCCCAGTGTAAGCCATGCCACTGCAG GTATTCAGATTCATGACAGAAGACGAGATTTGTACTTCTAG